Proteins from a single region of Acidobacteriota bacterium:
- a CDS encoding M36 family metallopeptidase: MKKARNPLFLTLVALLAIAFVSIMPGRFGSAAGTSGKGLLERTESHVEGLENYDIRTDKQAVPKLVEFRNAAGKDAVAVADIRTGFVAGEELLSRRVPSLKIEYNSDIRIPEVIAPDVKQGRNFLTSASNLKRAEILRGFVKENDSLIGVDAAGADQLKITADYTNPDGNLSFAHLEQRINGIPVFRGEIKAGFTKSGEIIRVINNLAPGLDYESLSTDFRNPLDAVKAAAGHANVDVNKLDLKRGESDDLRTEFGRGDWATTAEKMYFPTEPGVARASWRVLIWQPVNAFYVIVDAATGTMLWRKNITEDQTQSATYNVYANPNAMINVADNPFPLTPGPTSPNGAQGAAISRTSVTRIGNEAPYTFNNNGWITDGGNETDGNANEAGLDRDSTNGVDVTNGRAVGTGRTFNFPVNPLNPNTNTGDTPIPAGEVVSPCASIVQPHGMNDAQRAAVTQLFYINNWYHDELYRLGFTEQARNFQGLNFGRGGSENDRVSAEAQDCSGTNNANFSTPADGARGRMQMYLWTGPTPDIDGDFDAEVIIHEHTHGLSNRLHGNGSGLSTNMSRGMGEGWSDFYAHALLSEPTDPINGIYTAGGYDTYLIQAGFVNNYYYGIRRFPKAVKAFTGGAGNLPYNPMTFADVDSTQFNVSDGAFARGPVGSATVDQVHNLGEIWSTALWEVRAKLVTRLGWATGNRLTLQLVTDGMKLAPVGPTFLQERDAIIAAAQASSAAPEAAPDVADVWAGFAIRGMGFSAVVTNAGTGASNTRVTEAFDLPNLVQTPTFTVSDSTGDNDGFPEPGEPVSLSIPLSNNTGNTATGVTLQVVGGGSANIGTINNGQTVAPNVAYTIAPGTPCGSVLNLTFNVNSSLGATSFNRSIIVGQPITSVTENFDGVTAPAFPVGWTAAVVQNGQNFVTSTNFADSAPNSAFAVNPATVGGGSDLTSPTIAIVSPASTVSFRNRYDTEPGWDGGALEISIAGGAFQDIIAAGGAFVANGYNGTLGAGTNNPLANRAAWNGNSNGFVTSTVRLPASAAGQNVQLKWRFGADDNTVGQGPNPGWYVDNVAVVSNYACSFTPNAVKSRGDFDGDGKTDVAVFRASESNWYLNRSTAGFAVVNFGLATDTLTPADWDGDGKADPSVFRPVATSGSPDFWILQSGNNTIATREWGTTGDTPQVGDYDGDGNADAAVFRSATNTWFILKSGGGTTITGFGAAGDVPVRADYDGDGKTDIAIFRPSSNQWWISNSTGPVTAQTFGAAGDKLVPADYDGDNKDDIAIWRPSTAQWWIIASSTSTASATTFGIPTDTPVPGDYDGDGKDDLAIYRSGSGQWWLNRSTAGVTAITFGIGTDTPIPTLYIP, translated from the coding sequence ATGAAGAAAGCGCGTAATCCGCTGTTCCTGACCTTGGTCGCTCTGTTGGCCATCGCATTTGTATCAATTATGCCGGGTCGCTTCGGCTCGGCCGCCGGAACCTCTGGCAAAGGGTTGCTCGAAAGGACCGAAAGCCATGTCGAAGGGCTCGAAAACTACGACATTCGGACCGACAAGCAAGCAGTTCCCAAACTGGTTGAGTTTCGCAACGCAGCCGGCAAAGACGCCGTTGCGGTCGCCGACATCAGGACCGGATTCGTCGCGGGCGAGGAACTCCTCAGCCGGCGCGTGCCCTCGCTCAAGATCGAATACAACTCCGACATCAGGATCCCGGAGGTCATCGCGCCGGACGTCAAACAGGGACGTAATTTTCTGACTTCCGCGTCGAACCTGAAACGGGCCGAGATCCTGCGCGGCTTCGTCAAGGAAAACGATTCGCTCATCGGAGTCGATGCTGCCGGCGCCGATCAGTTGAAGATCACCGCGGACTACACGAACCCCGACGGCAATCTTTCGTTCGCGCATCTCGAACAGCGGATCAACGGCATTCCGGTCTTTCGCGGCGAGATCAAGGCGGGCTTCACCAAATCCGGCGAGATCATCCGCGTTATCAACAATCTCGCGCCGGGTCTCGATTACGAGTCGCTTTCGACGGATTTCCGCAATCCGCTTGACGCCGTCAAGGCGGCCGCCGGACACGCCAACGTCGACGTCAACAAACTCGACCTGAAACGAGGCGAATCCGACGACCTCAGGACGGAGTTTGGCCGCGGTGACTGGGCGACAACCGCCGAAAAAATGTATTTTCCGACCGAACCCGGCGTCGCGCGCGCGTCCTGGCGGGTGCTCATCTGGCAACCGGTAAACGCGTTTTACGTCATCGTCGACGCCGCAACCGGCACGATGCTCTGGCGCAAGAATATCACCGAGGACCAGACGCAGTCGGCGACCTACAACGTTTATGCGAACCCGAACGCGATGATCAACGTCGCCGACAATCCGTTTCCCCTGACGCCCGGGCCGACATCGCCGAATGGCGCGCAGGGTGCCGCGATCAGCCGCACTTCGGTGACGCGAATCGGAAACGAGGCGCCGTACACATTCAACAACAACGGCTGGATCACCGACGGCGGGAACGAGACGGACGGCAACGCCAACGAGGCCGGGCTCGACCGCGATTCGACCAACGGCGTCGATGTCACCAACGGCCGTGCGGTCGGAACCGGCCGAACCTTCAATTTCCCGGTCAACCCGCTAAATCCGAACACGAACACGGGCGACACCCCGATCCCGGCCGGCGAGGTCGTGAGCCCTTGCGCTTCGATCGTCCAGCCGCACGGGATGAACGACGCCCAGCGCGCCGCGGTGACCCAGCTTTTCTATATCAACAACTGGTATCACGACGAACTCTATCGGCTCGGATTCACCGAACAGGCACGTAATTTCCAAGGACTCAATTTCGGTCGCGGAGGTTCCGAGAACGACCGTGTTTCCGCCGAAGCCCAGGATTGTTCCGGCACGAACAACGCGAATTTCTCGACTCCGGCCGACGGTGCGCGCGGCCGTATGCAGATGTATCTCTGGACCGGCCCGACTCCTGACATCGACGGAGATTTCGATGCCGAGGTCATCATCCACGAACACACGCACGGACTCTCGAATCGCCTTCACGGCAACGGCAGCGGGCTTTCGACCAATATGTCGCGCGGAATGGGCGAGGGTTGGTCGGACTTTTACGCCCACGCCCTGCTCAGCGAACCGACGGATCCGATCAACGGCATTTACACCGCCGGGGGCTATGACACGTATCTGATCCAGGCGGGATTCGTCAACAACTATTACTATGGCATCCGCCGTTTTCCGAAAGCTGTCAAGGCATTCACCGGCGGTGCCGGCAATCTGCCGTACAACCCGATGACCTTCGCCGATGTCGACTCGACGCAATTCAACGTTTCCGACGGCGCTTTCGCGCGTGGTCCGGTCGGGTCGGCGACCGTCGATCAGGTTCACAACCTCGGCGAGATCTGGAGTACGGCGTTGTGGGAAGTCCGCGCGAAGCTCGTGACGCGGCTCGGTTGGGCGACCGGAAACCGGCTGACGCTTCAGTTGGTAACGGACGGAATGAAGCTCGCTCCGGTAGGGCCGACCTTTTTGCAGGAACGAGACGCGATAATCGCGGCCGCGCAGGCGAGTTCCGCAGCGCCGGAAGCGGCGCCCGATGTCGCCGATGTTTGGGCGGGATTCGCGATTCGGGGAATGGGTTTCAGCGCCGTCGTTACGAACGCCGGAACCGGCGCGAGCAATACGCGCGTAACCGAAGCGTTCGATCTGCCGAATCTTGTTCAGACACCGACATTTACGGTTTCGGATTCGACCGGTGACAACGATGGATTTCCGGAACCCGGAGAACCGGTTTCCCTCTCGATTCCGCTGTCCAACAACACCGGAAACACAGCGACCGGCGTCACCCTTCAGGTTGTCGGCGGCGGATCGGCCAACATCGGCACGATCAACAACGGTCAAACCGTCGCTCCGAACGTCGCTTACACGATCGCTCCGGGAACACCCTGCGGCAGCGTCCTGAATCTGACGTTCAACGTCAACAGCAGTCTCGGTGCGACGAGTTTCAACCGGTCGATCATCGTCGGTCAGCCGATCACGAGTGTTACGGAGAATTTCGACGGCGTTACGGCGCCGGCGTTTCCGGTGGGCTGGACGGCGGCGGTTGTCCAAAACGGTCAGAATTTCGTGACCTCGACCAATTTCGCAGACTCGGCGCCGAACTCGGCGTTCGCGGTCAACCCGGCAACCGTCGGCGGCGGCAGCGATCTGACATCGCCGACGATCGCGATCGTCTCGCCGGCCTCCACCGTTTCCTTCCGGAATCGGTACGATACCGAACCCGGCTGGGACGGCGGCGCGCTCGAGATCAGCATCGCAGGCGGCGCGTTTCAGGACATTATCGCGGCCGGCGGAGCCTTCGTTGCGAACGGCTATAACGGCACCCTTGGCGCGGGCACCAACAACCCGCTCGCCAACCGTGCGGCCTGGAACGGAAACTCGAACGGCTTCGTCACGTCCACCGTCAGGCTTCCGGCATCGGCCGCGGGCCAAAACGTACAGCTCAAGTGGCGGTTCGGCGCTGACGACAACACCGTCGGTCAGGGTCCGAATCCGGGTTGGTACGTCGACAACGTCGCGGTCGTCAGCAACTACGCCTGCTCGTTCACACCGAACGCGGTAAAATCCCGCGGCGACTTCGACGGCGACGGCAAGACGGATGTTGCGGTCTTCCGCGCTTCGGAGTCGAACTGGTACCTGAACCGCTCGACCGCCGGCTTTGCGGTCGTCAACTTCGGCCTCGCGACCGACACCTTGACGCCGGCTGACTGGGACGGCGACGGTAAAGCCGATCCGTCAGTCTTCCGCCCGGTGGCGACTTCGGGGTCTCCTGATTTCTGGATCCTGCAGTCCGGCAACAACACCATCGCAACCCGTGAATGGGGAACGACGGGCGACACGCCGCAGGTGGGCGACTACGACGGCGACGGCAATGCCGACGCGGCGGTCTTCCGTTCAGCGACGAACACCTGGTTCATCCTGAAGAGCGGCGGCGGCACGACGATCACCGGTTTCGGTGCGGCCGGCGACGTGCCGGTTCGCGCCGATTACGACGGCGACGGCAAGACCGACATCGCGATCTTCCGTCCGTCGTCGAACCAGTGGTGGATATCGAACAGCACCGGCCCGGTTACGGCGCAGACATTCGGCGCGGCCGGCGACAAACTCGTTCCGGCCGACTACGACGGCGACAACAAGGACGATATCGCGATCTGGCGACCTTCGACCGCACAATGGTGGATCATCGCAAGTTCGACCTCCACCGCGTCGGCGACGACGTTCGGCATCCCGACCGACACGCCGGTGCCGGGAGATTATGACGGCGACGGCAAGGACGATCTGGCGATTTATCGTTCGGGCTCGGGACAGTGGTGGCTCAACCGCTCGACCGCCGGCGTCACCGCGATCACCTTCGGAATCGGGACCGACACACCGATTCCGACGCTCTACATTCCGTAG
- a CDS encoding M36 family metallopeptidase: MQKSSTAKARNPLLLCVFILGLMTALVILPIQFRTEAGGQKGLLNRTESHVPGLENYDIRTAKAVDASDALMKYRQSSGKDAAMTADITEGFVRGEEALRTKVPTLKVEYNPELRNPEVITPDVWKSDIERLSGPSSLKRSEILRNFVKENSSLIGVDEQEAASLKVTADYTNPDGNISYAHLEQRINNIPVFRSEIKAGFTRSGEMIRVINNLAPGLDNDSLSSDFRNPLDAVKSAFRHINAEPTKLDVEVNSAASSDLKTVFGNGDWATTAEKMYFPTEPGVAIPSWRILIWQPVNAFYVIVDTEGTMLWRKNITEDQTQAATYQIYNNTNAFMKAADSPAPLSPGPIDPTLGTQGALLTRSNVTLIGNEAPNTFNNNGWITDAANVTDGNALEAGIDRDGTNGVDAPQTGSPTRIFDSTWNPAPGSPAPGDDPLTAQAQRGAVIQMFYVMNRYHDSMYERGFTEAAFNFQTDNFARGGAGADRISAEGQDSSGTNNANFSTPADGGRGRMQMFVWTGPTPDYDGTADAEVIIHEATHGTSNRLHGNASGLSTNMARGMGEGWSDFYSYTLLAEPTDPINGIYTTGGYATYLISAGFTGNYYYGIRRFPRAPITFLGANGKPHNPFTFRYVNADCNTLIGTTTSNPPPNSAFPRGPIGVTTCDQVHNIGEIWSSMLWEVRNRLVTRLGFTAGTTRALQVVTDGMKLAPIGPTILQERDAIIAAAAALPLAPEAAADVVDVREGFRVRGAGFSAAVTNAGTGANNTVVVEAFDLPNVVMTNPFSVNDSTGNNNGVPEPGENVLLSVAITNTTGATVNAVTANVNGGPNVAYGNMANGATVSMNIPFAIPGAAPCGSTQMVTINIGSAIGAQSPQMRSFVLGSPAGITQNFDGVTPPALPAGWTTTQDSGTGITWATTATGPNSAPNSAFANDPATVNMSSLVSPAVPITSTAAQLSFKNKYVTESTFDGMVLEIANPSVNAGAFQDIVTAGGTFVSGGYNATISTSFTSPIGGRMAWSGTSAGGYIDTVVTLPANANGNSVQFRWRMASDSSVASTGVNVDDVAIVSSYTCAPAISVKSRADFDGDGKTDLSIFRPSEGNWYLNRSTAGFQVLNWGLAADVLTPGDYDGDSKTDTAVFRATADPAQPDFYILNSNGFTLTGASWGLAGDVPVVTDYDGDGKADIAVFRPSNNTWYVIKSAGGTTVTTFGQAGDVPVAGDFDGDGKGDLTVYRAGSWLRQLSGGGSSNVSLGSAGDILVPADYDGDNKDDVAVFRPSTGQWFVTKSSDSMTVITVWGASGDVPVPGDYDGDGKDDYAIYRNGQWWLNRSTSGIAVANFGIATDKAIPRSYVP, encoded by the coding sequence ATGCAGAAAAGTTCTACAGCAAAAGCACGCAATCCGCTTTTGCTTTGTGTATTTATCTTGGGATTGATGACGGCGCTGGTAATTTTGCCGATTCAGTTCCGCACCGAGGCCGGCGGGCAAAAGGGTCTGTTGAACAGAACCGAAAGCCACGTCCCGGGACTCGAAAACTATGACATCCGCACTGCAAAGGCGGTGGATGCCAGCGATGCGTTGATGAAATACCGTCAATCATCGGGCAAGGATGCGGCGATGACGGCCGACATCACGGAAGGTTTCGTGCGCGGCGAAGAGGCTCTGCGAACGAAAGTGCCGACCTTGAAGGTTGAGTACAATCCCGAACTCCGAAATCCGGAAGTCATCACGCCCGATGTCTGGAAATCCGACATCGAACGCCTGAGCGGACCTTCGTCATTGAAGCGGTCGGAAATCCTCCGCAACTTCGTGAAGGAGAACAGCAGCCTGATCGGCGTCGACGAACAGGAGGCGGCTTCGCTGAAAGTCACTGCCGACTACACGAATCCGGATGGCAACATTTCGTATGCCCATCTCGAACAGAGAATCAACAACATTCCCGTTTTCCGCAGCGAGATCAAAGCCGGCTTCACCCGTTCGGGCGAAATGATCCGCGTGATCAACAATCTCGCTCCGGGACTCGATAACGATTCGCTTTCGTCGGATTTCCGCAATCCGCTCGACGCGGTCAAATCCGCGTTTCGGCACATCAATGCCGAGCCGACCAAACTCGATGTCGAGGTCAATTCGGCGGCTTCGTCGGATCTGAAAACTGTCTTCGGCAACGGAGACTGGGCGACGACCGCGGAAAAAATGTACTTCCCGACCGAACCCGGCGTGGCAATCCCGTCGTGGCGCATCTTGATCTGGCAGCCGGTCAACGCTTTTTACGTTATCGTCGACACCGAAGGTACGATGCTTTGGCGCAAGAACATCACGGAAGATCAAACCCAAGCGGCAACCTATCAGATCTACAACAACACGAACGCGTTTATGAAGGCGGCGGATTCGCCGGCACCGCTGTCGCCGGGTCCGATAGATCCGACGCTTGGAACGCAAGGCGCGCTTTTGACCCGTTCGAACGTCACGTTGATCGGTAACGAAGCTCCGAACACGTTCAACAACAACGGATGGATCACCGATGCGGCCAACGTCACGGACGGCAACGCGCTCGAAGCGGGTATCGACCGCGATGGCACAAACGGCGTCGACGCTCCGCAGACCGGATCGCCGACCCGCATTTTCGATTCGACCTGGAACCCGGCACCGGGAAGCCCCGCTCCGGGAGACGACCCGCTGACGGCGCAAGCCCAGCGCGGTGCGGTCATCCAGATGTTCTACGTGATGAACCGTTATCACGATTCAATGTATGAACGCGGATTCACCGAAGCGGCGTTCAACTTCCAAACGGACAACTTTGCCCGTGGCGGCGCCGGTGCCGACCGAATTTCGGCTGAAGGCCAGGATTCTTCGGGCACGAACAACGCCAACTTCTCGACGCCGGCAGACGGCGGACGCGGACGTATGCAGATGTTCGTCTGGACCGGGCCGACTCCGGACTATGATGGAACGGCCGATGCCGAAGTCATCATCCACGAAGCGACGCACGGCACATCGAACCGTCTCCACGGAAACGCTTCGGGTCTCTCGACGAATATGGCCCGCGGTATGGGTGAAGGCTGGTCGGATTTCTATTCGTACACGCTTTTGGCCGAACCGACGGATCCGATCAACGGCATCTACACGACGGGCGGCTACGCGACATATTTGATCTCGGCCGGATTTACCGGCAACTACTACTACGGCATCCGCCGTTTCCCGCGCGCTCCGATCACATTCCTCGGCGCGAACGGAAAACCGCATAACCCGTTCACGTTCCGGTACGTCAATGCCGACTGCAACACGCTGATCGGAACGACGACGTCGAATCCGCCGCCGAACAGCGCGTTCCCGCGCGGCCCGATCGGCGTCACGACCTGCGACCAGGTTCACAATATCGGCGAGATCTGGAGCTCGATGCTTTGGGAAGTCCGCAACCGTTTGGTCACGCGTCTCGGCTTTACGGCCGGCACGACCCGCGCCCTGCAGGTTGTCACGGACGGCATGAAGCTTGCTCCGATCGGCCCGACGATCCTTCAGGAACGCGACGCCATTATCGCAGCGGCGGCCGCTCTGCCGCTCGCCCCTGAGGCGGCTGCGGACGTTGTCGACGTCCGTGAAGGTTTCCGTGTTCGCGGCGCAGGTTTCAGCGCGGCTGTCACGAATGCCGGAACCGGCGCGAACAACACGGTTGTCGTCGAAGCGTTCGATCTTCCGAACGTCGTGATGACCAATCCGTTCTCGGTCAACGATTCGACCGGCAACAACAACGGCGTTCCGGAACCGGGTGAAAACGTTCTTTTGAGCGTTGCGATCACCAACACCACCGGCGCGACCGTCAACGCCGTCACGGCAAACGTCAACGGCGGTCCGAATGTCGCTTATGGCAACATGGCGAACGGCGCGACCGTATCGATGAACATCCCGTTTGCCATCCCGGGCGCAGCCCCTTGCGGAAGCACCCAGATGGTGACCATCAACATCGGCAGCGCGATCGGCGCGCAGTCGCCGCAGATGCGTAGTTTCGTTCTCGGTTCACCGGCCGGCATTACGCAGAACTTCGACGGCGTTACGCCTCCGGCACTTCCTGCCGGCTGGACGACGACGCAGGATTCCGGCACCGGAATTACTTGGGCGACGACCGCTACGGGACCGAATTCGGCTCCGAACTCGGCCTTCGCGAACGATCCGGCAACGGTCAATATGTCGTCGCTGGTCAGCCCCGCGGTTCCGATCACTTCGACGGCCGCACAGCTGAGCTTCAAGAACAAGTACGTGACGGAATCGACCTTTGACGGTATGGTCCTTGAGATCGCCAACCCGTCGGTCAACGCGGGCGCGTTCCAGGACATCGTCACCGCCGGCGGCACCTTCGTCAGCGGCGGCTACAACGCGACGATCTCGACGTCGTTCACCAGTCCGATCGGCGGCCGTATGGCTTGGTCCGGAACATCCGCCGGCGGTTATATCGACACGGTCGTCACTCTCCCGGCGAATGCGAACGGAAATTCCGTTCAGTTCAGATGGAGAATGGCGAGCGACAGCTCGGTCGCTTCGACCGGCGTCAACGTCGATGACGTTGCGATCGTCAGCAGCTACACCTGCGCGCCGGCCATTTCGGTCAAATCGCGTGCTGACTTCGATGGCGACGGCAAGACCGATCTCTCGATCTTCCGTCCGAGCGAAGGCAACTGGTATCTGAACCGTTCGACGGCTGGATTCCAGGTTCTTAATTGGGGACTGGCAGCCGACGTTCTGACACCGGGCGACTATGACGGTGACAGCAAGACCGACACCGCAGTCTTCCGTGCAACGGCCGATCCGGCACAGCCCGACTTCTACATCCTCAACAGCAACGGCTTTACCTTGACCGGCGCTTCTTGGGGGCTTGCGGGCGATGTTCCGGTAGTTACGGACTACGATGGTGACGGCAAAGCCGACATCGCGGTGTTCCGTCCTTCCAACAACACTTGGTATGTCATCAAGAGCGCCGGCGGGACCACGGTCACGACGTTCGGTCAAGCGGGCGACGTACCGGTGGCCGGCGACTTCGACGGCGACGGCAAGGGCGACCTAACGGTCTACCGTGCCGGTTCGTGGCTGCGACAGCTTTCGGGCGGCGGTTCATCGAATGTCTCTCTCGGCTCGGCAGGCGACATTCTTGTCCCGGCTGACTACGACGGCGACAACAAGGACGATGTTGCGGTCTTCCGTCCGAGCACGGGTCAGTGGTTCGTTACGAAGAGCAGTGACTCGATGACGGTCATCACCGTTTGGGGCGCTTCAGGCGATGTTCCGGTACCGGGAGATTATGACGGTGACGGTAAGGACGACTACGCCATTTATCGCAATGGTCAGTGGTGGCTCAACCGTTCGACCTCGGGCATTGCGGTTGCGAACTTCGGTATCGCGACTGACAAAGCGATTCCGAGATCGTACGTTCCGTAA
- the ppk1 gene encoding polyphosphate kinase 1, which translates to MDLSTTLQSARSISNSGRRDSEGLLFNRELSWLEFNRRVLNEALDQSNPLLERLKFLSIFSTNLDEFFMIRVSGLKEQIAENVVRLSPDGLTAGEQLKAIRERLRPMLSEQMRCLNEEILPALAAEGIKLCSFRGLSREIKSRLNEYFKTHVFPVLTPQAVDVSHPFPFISNLSLNLGLMVEPPRIPVKYPARHIFTGRRFVRVKLPPNVPRIVPIDDSGSRFALLGEMIGANVRHLFPNMKPHSAHLFRITRDADIEIREDEAGDILRTMERELHHQRRFSFPVRMEVADGMPDEMVNFLAGSIGLTEHDVFRVSGPINIPDLMRIYSLDRPDLKDVPITYSIPAPLQSGDNVFDVISKQDILLHHPYTAYSTVTDFIDAAAEDEQVQAIKICLYRTGKNSPVIKSLMKASQNGKQVAALVELKARFDEENNIEWARLLENEGVHVIYGMRGLKTHSKVTLVIRNEDDELRRYVHIATGNYNPFTSRIYTDIGLLTCDPEIGADATDLFNFLTGYSYQTEFRQLLIAPINLRDRLIDLIRRETQNKIDGKPARIIAKANSLTDDRIISELYRASQAGVEIDLIIRGICVLRPGVPGLSDNIRVTSIVGRFLEHSRIFYFQNAGDERVFIGSADWMHRNLDRRVEAVVPILDRALRRHIIDEILPVYLADNTNASRLLSNGEYAKVRGDDNPLFDSQLRFVSDEV; encoded by the coding sequence ATGGATCTTAGCACTACCTTACAATCAGCTCGGTCGATTTCGAACTCCGGTCGCCGGGATTCCGAGGGCCTTTTGTTCAATCGCGAATTGAGTTGGCTTGAGTTCAACCGTCGGGTTCTGAACGAAGCACTCGATCAGTCGAACCCGTTGCTCGAAAGACTCAAGTTCCTGTCGATATTCTCGACCAACCTCGACGAGTTTTTTATGATTCGCGTCTCGGGCCTCAAGGAACAGATCGCGGAGAACGTTGTCAGATTGTCGCCCGACGGATTGACCGCCGGCGAGCAGCTGAAAGCGATCCGCGAACGCCTGCGCCCGATGCTTTCCGAGCAGATGAGATGCCTGAACGAGGAGATCTTGCCGGCGCTTGCGGCCGAAGGCATCAAACTCTGCTCGTTTCGAGGTTTGTCCCGCGAGATCAAATCACGTCTCAATGAATATTTCAAAACCCACGTTTTCCCGGTTTTGACGCCACAGGCGGTCGATGTCAGTCATCCTTTCCCGTTTATCTCGAACCTCAGTTTGAATCTCGGCCTGATGGTCGAACCGCCGCGTATCCCGGTCAAGTATCCGGCGCGCCATATTTTCACTGGTCGCCGATTTGTCCGCGTCAAATTGCCTCCGAACGTTCCGCGGATCGTCCCGATCGACGACTCCGGTTCCCGGTTTGCGCTCCTCGGAGAGATGATCGGCGCCAACGTCCGGCACCTGTTCCCGAATATGAAGCCGCATTCCGCGCATCTGTTCCGGATCACGCGCGACGCCGACATCGAGATCCGCGAAGACGAGGCCGGCGACATTTTGCGCACGATGGAGCGCGAACTCCACCATCAGCGGCGCTTCAGTTTTCCGGTGCGGATGGAGGTTGCGGACGGAATGCCCGATGAAATGGTCAATTTTCTGGCGGGATCGATCGGCCTCACCGAACACGATGTTTTTCGCGTCAGCGGCCCGATCAATATCCCCGATCTGATGCGGATCTACTCGCTCGACCGTCCGGATCTGAAGGATGTCCCGATCACGTATTCGATTCCCGCGCCGCTCCAGTCGGGCGACAACGTTTTTGACGTGATCAGTAAGCAGGACATTTTGCTCCACCACCCATACACCGCCTACAGCACGGTCACAGACTTCATCGACGCCGCCGCGGAGGATGAACAGGTCCAGGCGATCAAGATCTGTCTTTACCGGACGGGCAAGAACTCCCCGGTCATCAAATCGCTGATGAAAGCGAGCCAGAACGGCAAACAGGTTGCGGCCCTCGTCGAACTGAAGGCGCGTTTCGACGAGGAGAACAACATCGAATGGGCACGTTTGTTGGAGAACGAGGGGGTCCACGTGATCTACGGAATGCGGGGCCTTAAGACGCATTCGAAGGTGACGCTCGTGATCCGCAATGAAGACGACGAACTGCGGCGTTATGTGCATATCGCGACGGGCAACTACAATCCATTTACATCGCGCATCTACACAGACATCGGGCTCCTCACGTGCGATCCGGAAATCGGCGCGGACGCAACCGACCTTTTTAACTTCCTGACGGGCTATTCCTATCAAACCGAGTTCCGGCAACTGCTCATCGCCCCGATCAATCTCCGCGACCGGCTGATCGACCTGATCCGCCGCGAAACGCAGAACAAAATCGACGGAAAACCGGCGCGGATAATCGCCAAAGCGAACAGTTTGACTGACGACCGGATCATTTCGGAACTCTATCGAGCATCTCAGGCCGGCGTCGAGATCGATCTCATCATCCGCGGCATATGCGTCTTGCGACCGGGAGTTCCCGGGCTTTCCGACAATATCCGGGTTACATCGATCGTCGGTCGTTTTCTCGAACACAGCCGGATCTTCTATTTTCAAAACGCGGGTGACGAACGGGTCTTCATCGGCAGTGCCGACTGGATGCATCGAAATCTGGACCGGCGCGTCGAGGCGGTCGTGCCGATCCTCGATCGGGCGTTGCGGCGCCACATAATTGATGAGATTCTCCCGGTTTATCTGGCCGACAACACTAACGCATCGCGGTTGCTTTCAAACGGCGAATACGCGAAGGTCCGCGGCGATGACAATCCGCTGTTTGATTCCCAACTCCGCTTTGTCTCGGACGAAGTTTAG